The Fulvivirga ligni genome window below encodes:
- a CDS encoding OmpA family protein, giving the protein MLRNFLLLIITFFLFNTQVNAQKVLWASKVIEFSSERKTPMHLAQLAGESYKASQILGEPDIYPGSEGSSRAWTPKKPDQEDFIKVGFAEPISIQQIAIAESINPTAIWRVFAYDENGGEHFINEFTPRPIPLKSRIINIFTDPTPYKVTAVKVILHGKDVPGYNGIDAIAISDSKDPIKIDIKIADGIYESVQAERLSDSINSPYKDLKPLLTPDGKTMFFSRVQDPQNIGGEDDLEDIWISTKDDNGEWTKAKNIGEGLNNKGPNFICSVTPKGDGYVLLLGNRYRKNKMTEGLSIATQTPEGLSKVEPVFIENEENFSRFANYYLGINQQIIIMSVQRRDSEGMRDLYVSFRQENGRWSTPKNLGPSINTPEEESSPFLAADGKTLYFSSSGHLGFGGSDVYISRRLDDTWTNWSTPENLGPYINSTDDEIFFHLAYDSKYAYYTRGNGVDADIYRLELPAYELPEPTVELKVKVVDKNTLEPIPTSELVVYNKEMDLAEWHPSTDNTGIFDFIIPKGHTYEISGQAENYLSVETHQIDLSTVFEDEKLEYVIHMTPIEVGERIPLDNIYFDFDKATLRSESIPQLDKVFKFMEDNPSVVIQLDGHTCSLGSANYNQKLSEDRARSVMEYIVNKGIKKKRISSLGFGEANPIASNDTESGRVKNRRVEFVIMDK; this is encoded by the coding sequence ATGCTTAGAAATTTTTTATTATTAATAATTACATTCTTTCTATTCAACACACAGGTAAATGCTCAAAAAGTGCTATGGGCTTCAAAAGTGATTGAATTTTCTTCTGAAAGGAAAACACCCATGCACCTGGCACAGCTGGCCGGTGAATCCTACAAGGCAAGTCAGATTCTTGGTGAACCGGATATATACCCCGGAAGTGAGGGATCAAGTAGGGCCTGGACACCTAAAAAACCTGATCAGGAAGATTTTATTAAAGTAGGTTTTGCGGAACCGATCTCCATTCAACAAATAGCTATTGCTGAGTCAATTAACCCAACTGCTATCTGGAGAGTGTTTGCTTATGATGAAAATGGCGGTGAGCACTTCATCAATGAGTTTACGCCAAGACCTATTCCTTTAAAAAGTAGAATAATCAACATTTTCACTGACCCTACACCGTATAAGGTAACAGCGGTAAAAGTTATTCTTCATGGAAAAGATGTGCCTGGATACAACGGAATAGATGCTATAGCCATTTCAGATTCAAAAGATCCTATCAAAATAGATATCAAAATCGCAGACGGTATATACGAATCGGTTCAGGCTGAGAGGTTAAGCGACAGCATTAACAGCCCCTATAAAGATCTAAAACCTCTTCTTACCCCAGATGGAAAAACTATGTTCTTCAGCAGAGTTCAGGATCCACAAAACATTGGTGGTGAAGATGATCTGGAGGATATATGGATATCTACTAAGGATGATAATGGAGAATGGACTAAAGCCAAGAACATTGGCGAAGGCTTAAATAATAAAGGGCCGAATTTCATCTGTAGTGTTACTCCAAAAGGAGATGGATATGTATTGTTACTTGGCAATCGCTACAGGAAAAACAAAATGACTGAAGGGCTTTCTATAGCCACACAAACCCCTGAAGGACTATCTAAGGTGGAACCGGTATTTATAGAAAATGAAGAGAACTTCTCTCGTTTTGCTAACTACTATTTAGGAATCAACCAGCAGATCATTATCATGTCTGTACAGAGAAGAGATAGCGAAGGTATGAGAGACCTTTATGTGAGCTTTAGACAAGAGAACGGCAGATGGTCAACTCCAAAAAATCTGGGACCTAGCATTAATACGCCTGAAGAAGAATCTTCACCATTTCTTGCTGCTGATGGTAAGACCTTGTATTTCTCATCTAGCGGTCATTTAGGTTTTGGAGGAAGTGATGTTTACATCTCAAGAAGACTAGATGATACCTGGACTAATTGGAGTACTCCGGAAAACCTGGGCCCCTACATCAACTCCACTGACGATGAGATCTTCTTTCACTTAGCCTATGATAGTAAGTATGCGTATTACACTCGTGGAAACGGCGTGGATGCAGACATATACCGCCTGGAGCTTCCTGCTTATGAGTTACCGGAACCAACCGTAGAGCTAAAAGTAAAAGTTGTAGATAAGAATACATTGGAACCTATTCCCACATCAGAGTTGGTAGTGTATAACAAAGAAATGGATCTGGCGGAATGGCATCCATCTACTGACAATACAGGTATTTTTGATTTTATTATACCAAAAGGTCACACCTATGAAATTTCAGGGCAAGCTGAAAATTACCTTTCAGTAGAAACCCATCAGATAGACCTTTCTACTGTTTTCGAAGATGAGAAATTGGAATATGTTATTCACATGACTCCAATTGAAGTGGGTGAGAGAATACCTTTGGACAATATTTATTTTGACTTTGATAAAGCCACTTTAAGATCTGAATCTATTCCTCAGTTAGATAAGGTATTCAAATTCATGGAAGACAATCCATCAGTGGTCATTCAGCTCGATGGGCACACCTGCTCTTTAGGTTCTGCAAACTATAATCAGAAACTATCTGAAGACAGAGCTAGATCCGTAATGGAATACATTGTAAACAAGGGTATTAAGAAGAAAAGAATATCTTCCTTAGGTTTCGGAGAAGCTAACCCAATAGCCTCTAATGACACTGAATCCGGACGTGTAAAAAACAGAAGAGTAGAGTTTGTAATAATGGATAAATAA
- the pheA gene encoding prephenate dehydratase, protein MNEVLNIDDLRKKIDSIDHELLSLLNERMELVKTIGNIKQSTNASVYRPEREKAIIERLSAASTGKLDKNAIEAIFLEIFAVSRNLELPEKVAYLGPEGSFTHQAAEARFGAMGDYTPLKTIKSVFDAVATERVRFGIIPIENNQEGMVNDTIKVLCDYDINIVAEIPMPIHFSFASNCDSTKHIKKIYSKDIAFKQCGKFIDEYFDKSVELIPVDSTSKASKLASREENSAAICSHIAGKMYHLPILFQNIEDSPDNYTRFLIISRNFNNVSSGNDKTTILVKLSNDNEPGSLAGFLQGFHKNGINLTKIESYPAKEGKGFKYWFLVEFEGHKDDENISQIMNDPNIKIKWLGSYTRLC, encoded by the coding sequence ATGAATGAAGTATTAAACATAGACGACCTCCGAAAAAAGATTGATTCAATCGATCATGAGCTCTTAAGTTTATTAAACGAGCGAATGGAACTGGTCAAAACAATCGGGAACATTAAGCAGAGTACTAATGCTAGTGTTTATAGGCCTGAAAGAGAAAAAGCCATCATAGAAAGGCTCAGCGCGGCCAGCACAGGTAAACTTGATAAAAATGCGATAGAAGCTATATTTCTAGAAATATTTGCGGTTAGTCGTAATCTGGAATTACCTGAAAAGGTGGCGTATTTAGGCCCTGAGGGCAGCTTCACTCATCAGGCGGCTGAGGCAAGATTTGGTGCCATGGGAGACTATACTCCTTTGAAAACCATTAAGTCTGTCTTTGACGCCGTTGCTACAGAAAGAGTAAGATTTGGTATAATCCCTATTGAAAACAATCAGGAGGGTATGGTGAATGACACCATTAAGGTGCTATGTGATTATGACATCAACATAGTGGCCGAAATACCTATGCCTATACACTTTTCATTTGCTTCCAATTGCGATAGCACCAAGCATATTAAAAAAATCTACTCTAAGGATATTGCCTTTAAACAATGTGGCAAATTCATAGATGAGTACTTCGATAAAAGTGTTGAGCTTATACCGGTTGATTCTACTTCTAAGGCATCTAAACTAGCCTCCAGAGAAGAAAACAGTGCAGCCATATGCTCTCACATAGCAGGAAAGATGTATCATCTACCTATCTTATTTCAAAACATAGAAGATAGCCCGGACAATTACACTCGCTTTCTTATCATCAGCAGAAACTTCAATAATGTTTCAAGTGGCAATGATAAAACTACCATTTTAGTAAAACTTTCGAATGATAATGAACCAGGTAGTCTGGCTGGCTTCCTTCAGGGTTTTCATAAAAATGGCATTAATCTTACCAAAATAGAAAGCTATCCTGCAAAAGAAGGAAAGGGCTTTAAATATTGGTTTTTAGTAGAGTTTGAAGGCCATAAGGATGATGAGAACATCAGCCAAATCATGAATGACCCTAACATCAAAATAAAATGGCTGGGAAGCTACACTAGACTTTGCTAA
- a CDS encoding proline dehydrogenase family protein has protein sequence MQIESNISFDDTSIAFEAKSNKALNKANFIFSVVNNPFISKLSTSAVKVALALHMPVKGIIKNTVFEHFCGGETIKDSEKTINELFEYNVGTILDYSVEGEGNTENYEKTKDEVIKTILTAHESDAIPFSVFKVTGIGSTKVLQKKQEGKDLSEQEKQDWDRLHSRVHQICEVAYEKKVRILIDAEESWIQDSIDELAYEMMKKFNQKQPIVYNTYQMYRSDMLGNLKNAFHYAAMDNYFLGAKLVRGAYMEKERERAEEMNYESPIHINKEATDADFDKALSFCIDNKQRISIVCGSHNEYSNHYLTLLMGKHSMVNNDSRVFFAQLYGMSDNISFNLAKAGYNVAKYVPYGPVKSVMPYLFRRANENTSVAGQSSRELTLIRKEIKRRSKK, from the coding sequence ATGCAGATTGAATCTAATATATCATTTGATGATACCTCGATAGCTTTTGAAGCCAAATCAAATAAGGCGCTGAATAAGGCTAATTTTATTTTTTCAGTAGTTAATAATCCGTTTATATCTAAGTTGTCAACTAGTGCTGTGAAAGTGGCCTTGGCTCTTCATATGCCTGTAAAGGGAATTATTAAGAATACAGTATTTGAGCATTTTTGTGGGGGTGAGACTATTAAAGATAGTGAGAAAACCATCAATGAGCTTTTTGAATATAACGTTGGGACTATTCTTGACTATTCGGTAGAGGGTGAGGGTAATACTGAAAATTATGAAAAAACTAAGGATGAGGTAATCAAAACTATCCTTACGGCCCATGAGTCTGATGCTATTCCTTTCAGCGTTTTTAAGGTCACTGGTATTGGTTCTACTAAAGTTTTGCAGAAAAAGCAGGAAGGAAAGGATCTTTCGGAGCAGGAAAAGCAAGATTGGGATAGACTGCATTCCAGAGTACATCAGATCTGTGAAGTGGCTTATGAGAAGAAGGTGAGAATTCTTATAGATGCTGAAGAGTCGTGGATTCAGGATAGTATTGATGAATTGGCTTATGAAATGATGAAGAAATTCAATCAAAAGCAGCCAATCGTTTACAATACATACCAAATGTACCGATCAGATATGCTGGGCAACCTTAAAAATGCTTTTCATTATGCTGCTATGGATAACTATTTCTTAGGGGCTAAGTTGGTACGTGGTGCCTACATGGAGAAGGAGAGGGAGAGAGCTGAAGAGATGAATTATGAAAGTCCTATTCATATTAACAAGGAAGCTACAGATGCTGACTTTGATAAGGCACTTTCGTTTTGTATAGATAATAAGCAGCGCATAAGTATTGTATGCGGATCTCACAACGAATATAGTAATCACTATTTAACCTTGCTTATGGGTAAGCATAGCATGGTGAATAATGATTCGAGAGTGTTTTTTGCTCAGCTTTATGGAATGAGTGATAACATATCATTCAATCTGGCTAAGGCTGGTTATAATGTGGCTAAATACGTGCCTTACGGCCCGGTGAAGTCAGTAATGCCTTATCTGTTTAGAAGGGCCAATGAAAATACTTCAGTAGCAGGCCAGAGTAGCCGTGAATTAACGCTGATCAGAAAGGAAATTAAGAGAAGGAGTAAAAAGTAA